The genomic region TGCGCGAGAGGGGGAGACCCCTTTATAAAGTTTTCCCCTCTCGCATCCTCTTCTCCTTCCCCTCCATCCGCTTTCTTTTCAAATCGCCGCTTTGGTGCTACCCCTGCAACAAGGCCGACCTGGTCGACGACACGGCCATCAAGGGCATCGAGGCCACGGTGCGGCGCTTAAACGACACGGCCGAAATCGTCGACGCCGTGCGCTGCGACCTGCCCATCGCCAAGCTTCTCGACCGCAAGGCCTTCGACATCGGCCGCAGGCTCTTCGGCAACCCGGATAGAGCCGTCGCGCCAGGGCACGTCCATACCCACGAGCACGACCACGGCATCCAGAGCATGAGCTTTTCCCTGAACACGCCGTGCGATCCCGAAAAACTCGGGACACTCCTGGCCGATCTGCTGCGCGAGCACGGCCAGGACATCTACCGCTGCAAGGGCATCATGGACGTGGCCGGCACCAGCCAACGCTTCATCTTCCAGGGCGTGCACATGTACCTGGAGACCGCCTGGGGCGCCCCCTGGAAGGATGGCGAGGCGCGCGCAAGCAAGGCCGTGTTCATCGGCCGGGGCCTCGACCGGAATCTCGTGGAGAAGGGGCTTGCCGCCAGCGCGGCCAAGGAGGACGCGGTATGAGCTTTATGCCCGA from Solidesulfovibrio fructosivorans JJ] harbors:
- a CDS encoding CobW family GTP-binding protein, encoding MRERGRPLYKVFPSRILFSFPSIRFLFKSPLWCYPCNKADLVDDTAIKGIEATVRRLNDTAEIVDAVRCDLPIAKLLDRKAFDIGRRLFGNPDRAVAPGHVHTHEHDHGIQSMSFSLNTPCDPEKLGTLLADLLREHGQDIYRCKGIMDVAGTSQRFIFQGVHMYLETAWGAPWKDGEARASKAVFIGRGLDRNLVEKGLAASAAKEDAV